TGGGCGCCTGGTCCAGGACTCAAAAAATCCCTCCGAGCACCGGCGGCGCCTCTTTGGCAATTTGTTGGGTTTGCTTCgtgctttttctttttggccgccagtgcctgctgttgttgttggttcATCCCATTCCAGTGGCAGTGGTAAATTTTTTGATTAATCAAAGGAGATTTTTTTGTGCAGTGCCCGTGTCTCTTGGCTGTTGGTTTGGCGGTTCGGCCAAAAAAGGAGGCAgaattaatgcaaaaatgatgagtggaaatttgtcaaGCTTATTTACTTCCGTCATTTAATGTCCCCGCGGCAAATCGTGGGTGGAAGTGGGATGTGGAGTGGGTCAGAGGCGTATCCGGATCCGGAGCCGGGACTCAAGGCGATCCCAAACCAACAGACGGCGGAACTTATCTTTGTTTGCTCCAAtttcgttgttgttatttttccCGATGCCCAAGGCCACTTTATGCATAATTTTCGGTCAATGCCTGAcagtttttgttcttgttatttttgctACCGATTTTTTTGCTGTCATTTTTACCTGCGGCGGCCATTGGCCATTGCATATTTTAGGCCGGATTTAGCCTAATGCGTTGAATATTTTTCACTGGCCTGTAAAGtgtttggttttatatttatttgcggGGGGTGCTAAATCGAATTTGCTGTTGTAGgcattttcctttcatttctgcattgtttttgtttgttcgtaTCTGTTTGCCATAAGTTACGTAAATGACTTTGGGAAAGAAAAGCGGGTTTTCAAGGCGTCCCCTACTGGTTTTCTGGAATTCGGattagctttttttttttgctctgaCTATGACAGGCATTCAGTAAGTTTCTAGGAAACGGAAAGCACTTAAAACATTAAAGAACACTTGTTAATGTATCAATTCGGCGAAAGCTCCTTCGACAATTACTTAATGGTTTGGGTAAAATGTAAGTAAACGTCATTATATTCCattgaatttttaaacaaaGTTTACTTCTCATTTTCAGtctgattttaaaatataagaaacTATTAGGctgttaaaatttttagttttaaattcAGAATGCACGCTTGTAATGTATACGGAACCATCTGTAACATTGGACTACTAGTTATAATCGAAATGATTTACATTTTTCGCATAATTTGCCAGCCACTGAGGTCCGAGGATACTGATCTGAATTCGGCTATATTTGTTGCTGCCATCCACATTTACCTACTCCAAGTTGGACCACTTTGCATGATCGGAAGTCAAAGAATAACTGCGACAAAACATTTCATTCGTCCTACAATCCTTCACATGGCGGGTGTCCATCTGGCTCTGGCTCTCCTTTGGAACCCTACAGGTCTTGTGGTTGAAGGCATTTTGTCTGCTGTGAAAACAAGTGATTTACCCCAATACATGCACCTGATTCGTCTTTCCACGGCCTTGAGCTTCTTGTGGTGCTGCTGGAATCTTCCGAAAAATCGTGAGAATTGTTGGCATAGAAGTAAATCAGATAGGAAGATGAGTAATGATTGTATTGACGTCTATCCAGTGTGGGATGCCCTTCCATCGGAGATCCAATTAGGAAGTTTGGGCTTGCATTACAGGGAACGCTTTCCGAGGCGAAGAAAACCCTCATATCATGCTGTTTCCAGGGgatgaatatatttaaatttatatagcACCCAATGCAATCAAATAACCATTGTCGAGGTGTGTAAATGTGTGCTCATCATATTTGGCTTTCGAATGTTTACCGACTGTATAATATTCACAAATGTGCTTACCTTTGTATGTTTTATTAAGTAGTTCTAAAAACATGAATGGTGtatgtttttgaattttttttatttatttcccatACATCATTTAATACAATTAACAATTCACATACAATAATTAAGTTTACTTGCCATTGATTGTGTGTGTTCCTTTTTTCTGTGCTCAAATATTCATGTGTAAATTTGTTGATATTCAAATTTTACTCCTCTATTGAAATTATTCTGACATATAATCGTAGTTGGTAGCAAATGTTAAGTTCATATACCtagttattaaattattcttTATAGTTTTCATTCAGTGTtgagtttttggttttgcatttCCGTTGGCTTGttcatacataaataaatgttgcatTACACTTATGTAGGAAATGGCTGGGCTTCCTGCTCGGACCTAGACTAATTCGATTTCGACTATATACAAATTCAACTGTTGCTGCCGTGGCTTGTTAACTTTTCACTTGGCTCGAAATCCTGCGAATCATCCAATTCGCCTTAACTTGGCGCGTGTGTCTATCTTATTTCTCTTCATTTTTGAGTGTCTGCACTTGGAGGCAAATCCTGGAAACTTAGGCCAGAAACAGAGCGCCAGTCAGTGCCAGCCACTAACTCTGGGAGCTTTGCCAGCGTAGGATGTGGACAAGGCTCAGGAGCCAGGCGGCAAGGGAAGCTGGAAAGCACAACAGGAATACACAACGTTAATATTTGATACACataagtgaaaataaaatctttcTCAGAAACCCAACAAAAGGTTTTATCTCACTTAAGTCAAGTGCTAAGTAGCACATGTTTCGTTTAAGGATATTTGGGTGATATCTGAGTGAAACTGCTTTCCAACTCACCTGGTTGTCCAGTGATGCAGGATCCATTCTCGGTGAGCCGCTGCTTGGTGCCGGCATCCTTCAGCGCCAGGATGGTAGTCCGCACCCTGCTCTCCCTCCTAATGGCTGCCATTCCCATGATGTCCGCCGTGCACCGGAGCTCCAGCATTTCGCTCTTGCTGATGAACCGCTGGTCGTCCAGGTGAAGTCGCAACTGCAGGTGGCTGGCGAACAGGTGAAAGCCGTCCACGTTGCGTGAGACTTCGTTGATTTGCGGCTGCAAACTGTGCCCAGGTGCCTGTGGCCGGAAgcaaacggaaacggaaatggaaatgggaaagcgCTGGGTTTAAAAGTCAAATTGTGCACCACATGCGGGCGTGCCTTTCAGACCTCTCCCAGTACTCTATCAACATTTGGACAGGTTCCATGGCCGGGCCAAGGTTGGCTTAGCGACTGGGTCAAagagccaaataaaaaattagGTTCCTTCTTTTACACCCGGAAAAATGAGCACAAGAATTACATGAAGCTCTGCATGCAACAGTATTATCATaacattaaatgcaaatagctaaggttttctttttatcaATTTCTATTATCTACTTAccgttttattattaatataccACGTCAACTTGGCCATCGGACTTGACATTTCCGTACTGCAATTGGCCTCGAGATAGTCGTGATATTTGTACGCATGTCGTACGCCCGAAATGAACGGATCGAATTTAGGTAGCACTGAAAAACaagtttaaattataattaaaagtattttcagAAAGGCGTACATGGTGCTGCTGTCTCCGCTTTATTCCAATTGCAATTAAAGGTCTCGGATTTGAAATGACTGCATGACTGTCCATTTAGAAAAAGTGCATAAAGTTTCCAATCTCTGGTGGCAAAAGTAAATTTGTGCGCCCAACTATGCCGGCAAATGCATAATGCCATTCGTACACTAAACTTATCCCAATTAGAGAGTCCAAAGTCGGGCTGAAATCCGAGCTTAGTTGCCACAGAAATGGATGCTACATGGGAAAGTGCAGCCGGCACTTGCAAAATTACCGACACGCCaacagcaaatatttatttgaagtGTTAATTAATCTTAACAAATAATTGCCCAGGACAAAGTTTTTTGATGAAAACAAGCGTAATTTAGTTTATGGCGAGTGCCTCCTCTTCGCCTCTCCGCTTCTTCCTTTCTCCTCCTCTCACCACACACCAAACCAAccacaatggcaacaacaaatccCGAATCCAAATGAATGTTGTTGTGGGAAATTTGTGAAATATGCTAAGGACCTCCAAGGCCTCCAGAGACAATGGACGTTGGGGATTGGGACtggaagtgggagtggaagtggaagtggaagtgccTGTGGGTGGGGCATCAGAAGTCAGGCAGTCAGCAGGACtgtaaactttttaattgactTAATACAAACCACTTTGGTGGAAAGTTTCTGACCTGTTTCAAGTACAACTTACGGGTCGGAGGACTGACGGACCAACGGACAGAACTCAGAGTTGAAGTTGATGATTGCGGCCATGTTGTGCCTGGTGGCACGCCCCCTTT
This genomic stretch from Drosophila yakuba strain Tai18E2 chromosome 3R, Prin_Dyak_Tai18E2_2.1, whole genome shotgun sequence harbors:
- the LOC26534991 gene encoding uncharacterized protein LOC26534991 — translated: MHACNVYGTICNIGLLVIIEMIYIFRIICQPLRSEDTDLNSAIFVAAIHIYLLQVGPLCMIGSQRITATKHFIRPTILHMAGVHLALALLWNPTGLVVEGILSAVKTSDLPQYMHLIRLSTALSFLWCCWNLPKNLWDALPSEIQLGSLGLHYRERFPRRRKPSYHAVSRG
- the LOC6536873 gene encoding uncharacterized protein LOC6536873; translated protein: MSLLRLLGALLLATFNGMAPLPAEGLHLSNLSVPRIIDVAQKAKLFCSYAMGNRTLNSVKWYKDGLEFFRYSPLTPPTTNWFPVKGVTIADGSPHCNQFICNVELEKLSAHSSGQYRCEVSGDAPEFKLIDQTANMTVGVLPKFDPFISGVRHAYKYHDYLEANCSTEMSSPMAKLTWYINNKTAPGHSLQPQINEVSRNVDGFHLFASHLQLRLHLDDQRFISKSEMLELRCTADIMGMAAIRRESRVRTTILALKDAGTKQRLTENGSCITGQPASLAAWLLSLVHILRWQSSQS